One genomic region from Lycorma delicatula isolate Av1 chromosome 1, ASM4794821v1, whole genome shotgun sequence encodes:
- the LOC142327819 gene encoding alpha-tocopherol transfer protein-like — translation MSDNKLSSFWKVSIEDETKKNPNLTVDKIKEIRDWITTQEHLPNITDHNIVMFIHSCKYDLERAKLTIDLHFTYRTLMKDIFTKRDPEGDDVNLIRQCCKTTVLPGKDSEGNFVLWGHMYNSDLKKFKFASAGKLYIMTADVLQLEQGTVPGVVTVYDVKNMSLSHLLSTPVSIIRHYVIYCQDASPFPVKAIHFVNTHPVMDKLMTLVKPFIKSSVWKIQYFHSNMDSLYKHIPKDIIPQEYGGNGGSLEEICENNFEKLRKYREFFLEEEKMRVDESKRADKTRATALADIFKKLNVD, via the exons atgagtGACAATAAACTGTCTTCATTTTGGAAGGTATCCATAGAAGATGAGACGAAGAAAAACCCTAATTTAACAGTAGACAAGATCAAGGAAATAAGGGACTGGATTACTACACAAGAACATCTTCCAAATATTACAG ATCACAACATTGTAATGTTTATACATTCATGCAAGTATGACTTAGAGCGAGCAAAATTAACAATTGATCTGCACTTTACATATCGCACCTTAATGAAGGATATATTCACAAAACGTGATCCTGAAGGAGATGATGTAAATCTTATTAGACAATGCTG CAAAACTACCGTTTTACCAGGAAAGGACAGTGAAGGAAACTTTGTTCTATGGGGGCATATGTACAATTCAgatttgaagaaatttaaatttgcttCAGCTGGTAAACTTTACATTATGACAGCAGATGTATTACAACTAGAGCAGGGAACTGTTCCTGGTGTCGTAACAGtatatgatgtaaaaaatatgagCTTATCACATCTACTAAGTACTCCTGTGTCAATAATACGACATTATGTCATATATTGCCAG GATGCATCTCCATTTCCTGTTAAAgcaatacattttgtaaatacaCACCCAGTCATGGATAAACTGATGACTCTTGTCAAACCGTTTATAAAATCCAGCGTATGGAAAATA CAATACTTTCACTCTAATATGGATTCTTTATACAAACATATACCTAAAGACATTATTCCTCAAGAATATGGAGGAAATGGTGGATCATTAGAAGAAATCTGTG aaaataattttgagaaattaagaaaatatcgtGAATTTTTTCTTGAAGAGGAAAAGATGAGAGTTGATGAATCAAAAAGAGCTGATAAAACTCGAGCAACAGCATTAGCTGACATATTCAAGAAACTGAatgttgattaa